A stretch of Lathyrus oleraceus cultivar Zhongwan6 chromosome 6, CAAS_Psat_ZW6_1.0, whole genome shotgun sequence DNA encodes these proteins:
- the LOC127097597 gene encoding transcription factor VIP1 — translation MDPSFIGTTPATAENHHHTSICADTMELDEMLDNLLQRDLSEFDFNLFDIPLPLSSQQPVTGGMPIDPVPAPAQPPQFQSFSEVSDNVNLIKTNSALAAYGRNHGGETVLGHPVCLGSGSSAPSSYKKRTVIPPEELAELEISDPKKAQRIIANRVSAQKSKEKKRKYEKELKKRVELLKIKADNVTAERLTAMNEAMQLAAEHKRIKDLIQSTLQHQEKQRAVIKLMKDQANILEMQIHEMNTAMADLSFGEPVSQSQQELYTPPQPPLVPPPQSPFGDPLLPSPPSSFGEALAPPPLSSFGEPFAPPLLSPFGEALVPLSSPFGEPFRDHFIGTNFSNYSPWN, via the exons ATGGATCCGAGCTTCATCGGAACTACTCCTGCTACGGCGGAGAACCACCACCACACTTCCATTTGTGCTGACACCATGGAGTTGGACGAAATGTTGGATAACTTGCTTCAGCGTGATCTTAGTGAGTTCGACTTCAACCTCTTTGACATTCCATTACCGCTTTCTTCACAGCAGCCGGTAACAGGTGGGATGCCTATTGATCCGGTTCCTGCACCTGCACAGCCGCCACAGTTTCAGAGCTTCTCTGAGGTATCTGATAATGTCAATTTGATAAAAACTAACAGTGCCCTAGCTGCATATGGCAGAAACCACGGTGGCGAGACTGTATTAGGCCACCCTGTTTGTCTTGGCAGCGGGTCCTCAGCACCATCGTCTTATAAGAAGAGGACGGTTATACCCCCAGAAGAGCTTGCGGAACTTGAAATTTCTGATCCCAAAAAAGCACAGAG GATCATTGCTAATAGGGTTTCTGCTCAAAAATCCAAGGAGAAGAAAAGGAAATATGAAAAAGAGTTGAAAAAAAGAGTTGAGTTACTTAAAATTAAAGCTGATAACGTAACTGCTGAGCGCTTGACCGCGATG AATGAAGCTATGCAATTAGCTGCTGAGCACAAGAGGATCAAAGACCTGATACAGTCTACTTTACAGCATCAAGAAAAGCAAAGAG CTGTCATTAAATTGATGAAGGATCAAGCAAATATCCTTGAGATGCAAATTCATGAAATGAATACAGCAATGGCTGATTTATCTTTTGGTGAACCAGTCTCTCAATCCCAGCAAGAACTCTACACACCGCCGCAGCCGCCTCTAGTTCCTCCTCCACAATCTCCCTTTGGCGACCCTTTACTTCCTTCCCCACCATCTTCCTTTGGCGAGGCGTTAGCTCCTCCTCCGCTGTCTTCCTTTGGCGAGCCGTTCGCTCCTCCTCTGCTATCTCCCTTTGGCGAGGCATTAGTTCCTCTGTCATCTCCCTTTGGGGAGCCTTTTCGTGATCATTTTATTGGCACCAACTTTTCAAACTACAGTCCATGGAACTAG